Proteins found in one Streptomyces sp. NBC_00461 genomic segment:
- a CDS encoding MarR family winged helix-turn-helix transcriptional regulator: MPGHRSIAEAEKLAAARLGGIPVRHDQMAVVANIYRAASAVRQHLENSVLRGVDLTWTAFVVLWVIWIWGEPETRHVAEEAGISKGTLTGVARTLERRGLVQRADHPTDGRLVLLSLTDEGQELMQRLFPAFNEEESFVTGRLSDADCQTVADGLRRVVLQVEENGEKRRQDLLGGAAPAPRRSGRRKA; this comes from the coding sequence ATGCCCGGCCATCGATCCATCGCCGAAGCCGAGAAACTGGCAGCGGCCAGGCTCGGCGGTATCCCCGTCCGGCATGACCAGATGGCAGTTGTCGCCAACATCTATCGCGCCGCCTCGGCGGTGCGGCAGCACCTGGAGAACTCCGTGCTACGCGGAGTCGACCTGACCTGGACCGCCTTCGTGGTGCTCTGGGTCATCTGGATCTGGGGCGAGCCGGAGACGCGGCACGTGGCCGAAGAAGCCGGGATTTCCAAGGGCACGCTCACGGGGGTTGCCCGGACGTTGGAAAGACGAGGGCTTGTGCAGCGGGCAGACCATCCCACCGACGGGAGGCTGGTGCTCCTGAGCCTGACCGACGAAGGGCAGGAGTTGATGCAGCGCCTCTTTCCGGCGTTCAACGAGGAGGAATCCTTCGTCACCGGGCGGCTCAGCGACGCGGACTGCCAGACCGTCGCCGACGGACTGCGCCGGGTGGTGCTGCAGGTGGAGGAGAACGGCGAGAAGCGCCGTCAGGATCTGTTGGGCGGTGCCGCCCCCGCGCCACGCCGCAGCGGCCGCCGTAAGGCCTGA
- a CDS encoding serine/threonine-protein kinase has translation MGDSRLIQGRYRLLDLIGRGGMGEVWRARDESLGRHVAVKCLKPLGPHHDQSFTRVLRERFRREARVAAALQHRGITVVHDFGESDGILYLVMELLEGRNLSQLLEDNKQHPLPVGDVVEIADQVSAALAYTHQQSIVHRDLKPANIMRLTDGTVKICDFGIARLGADIGFTSRLTGTGIAMGTPHYMSPEQIGGSEVDQRSDLYSLGCVLYEIATGAPPFDLDDAWAILVGHRDTPPQPPRSRRAELPEYLEKIILDLLAKLPEQRPHDARELSRRISMGRTTPAYVPTVVNPRPTLRPPEPAPSHEVRLPSWTRGMTTGHKATGAGLSTTPPDAGAGLTGEWIPRSAGGRAEEPSSDQPPAPSPEKIAALSGRHNAGLSLGRLGRWAEAGEVHHAVAAERTHLLGPDHPDTLASRYEVAFTLSRTGRAADALQEYKHVAAARTRALGADHPDTLAARQEMAYVLGQLSRHFDAHQVYMSVLAARERGMGPDHPDTLRCRHNLAFNLSRLGRLEDSYRMACDVATARARVLGADHPDTLVTRYEVAYALGQLGRWPEALQTYHEVAEARAQALGPDHADTLAARYEVGISLGRLGRSAEALTLYRDLIDDRTRVQGPTHPETLRARHGLGVNLGRLGRWEEALAESRDVCAIRERVLGPDHPDTLVSRREVAVGLGWLGRWPDALTEYRRVAAAREHVLGPDHPDTLASRNDEAHCLEQLGRGAEAVELYRRVAVLRQQRASGGG, from the coding sequence ATGGGGGACAGCAGGCTGATCCAGGGCCGGTACCGGCTGCTCGACCTGATCGGGCGGGGCGGTATGGGCGAGGTGTGGCGTGCGCGCGACGAGTCGCTGGGCCGTCATGTCGCCGTGAAGTGCCTCAAGCCCCTCGGCCCGCACCACGACCAGTCCTTCACCCGGGTCCTCAGGGAGCGCTTTCGCCGTGAGGCCCGGGTGGCCGCCGCCCTGCAGCACCGCGGGATCACCGTCGTCCACGACTTCGGCGAGTCCGACGGCATCCTCTACCTGGTCATGGAGCTTCTGGAGGGCCGCAACCTCTCCCAGCTCCTGGAGGACAACAAGCAGCACCCGCTGCCGGTGGGCGACGTCGTGGAGATCGCCGACCAGGTCTCCGCCGCCCTCGCCTACACCCACCAGCAGAGCATCGTGCACCGCGACCTGAAACCCGCCAACATCATGCGGCTCACCGACGGCACGGTGAAGATCTGCGACTTCGGCATCGCCCGCCTCGGCGCCGACATCGGCTTCACCTCGCGGCTGACCGGCACGGGCATCGCCATGGGCACCCCGCACTACATGTCGCCGGAGCAGATCGGCGGATCCGAGGTCGACCAGCGCAGCGACCTGTACTCGCTGGGGTGCGTGCTGTACGAGATCGCCACGGGGGCACCGCCGTTCGACCTCGACGACGCCTGGGCGATCCTCGTCGGCCACCGCGACACCCCGCCCCAGCCGCCACGCAGCCGGCGGGCCGAACTGCCCGAGTACCTCGAGAAGATCATCCTGGACCTACTGGCCAAGCTCCCCGAGCAACGTCCGCACGACGCCCGCGAGTTGAGCCGCCGCATCAGCATGGGGCGTACGACACCGGCGTACGTGCCGACCGTGGTGAACCCGCGGCCGACGCTCCGGCCACCCGAGCCGGCGCCCTCGCACGAGGTCCGTCTGCCGTCCTGGACCCGCGGTATGACCACCGGCCACAAGGCCACCGGCGCAGGCCTCAGCACCACACCACCGGACGCCGGGGCCGGCCTCACCGGCGAGTGGATCCCGCGATCCGCGGGCGGCCGGGCGGAGGAGCCCTCCTCGGACCAGCCGCCCGCGCCCTCGCCGGAGAAGATCGCCGCGCTGTCCGGGCGGCACAACGCCGGGCTCAGCCTGGGGCGGCTGGGCCGCTGGGCGGAGGCGGGCGAGGTGCACCACGCGGTGGCCGCCGAGCGCACCCACCTTCTGGGCCCCGACCACCCCGACACCCTCGCCAGCCGCTACGAGGTCGCCTTCACCCTCAGCCGCACCGGGCGCGCTGCCGACGCGCTGCAGGAGTACAAGCACGTGGCCGCCGCCAGAACCCGGGCGCTGGGCGCCGACCACCCCGACACGCTCGCCGCCCGGCAGGAAATGGCCTACGTACTGGGCCAGTTGAGCCGCCACTTCGACGCGCACCAGGTGTACATGTCCGTCCTCGCCGCCCGTGAGCGCGGCATGGGCCCCGACCACCCCGACACCCTGCGCTGCCGCCACAACCTCGCCTTCAACCTCAGCAGGCTCGGCCGTCTGGAGGACTCGTACCGCATGGCCTGCGACGTCGCCACGGCCCGCGCCCGCGTGCTGGGCGCGGACCATCCCGACACCCTGGTCACCCGCTACGAAGTCGCTTACGCGCTGGGGCAGTTGGGTCGCTGGCCGGAGGCCCTGCAGACCTACCACGAGGTCGCCGAGGCCCGCGCCCAGGCACTCGGCCCCGACCACGCCGACACCCTCGCCGCCCGCTACGAGGTCGGCATCAGCCTCGGCCGTCTCGGCCGCAGCGCGGAGGCGCTCACCCTCTACCGCGACCTGATCGACGACCGCACCCGCGTCCAGGGCCCCACCCACCCCGAGACCCTGCGCGCCCGGCACGGCCTCGGCGTCAACCTCGGCCGCCTGGGCCGCTGGGAGGAGGCCCTCGCCGAATCCCGTGACGTCTGCGCGATCCGCGAACGCGTCCTTGGCCCCGACCACCCGGACACCCTGGTCAGCCGCCGCGAGGTCGCCGTCGGCCTCGGCTGGCTGGGCCGCTGGCCCGACGCCCTCACCGAGTACCGCCGCGTCGCCGCCGCCCGCGAGCACGTCCTGGGCCCCGACCACCCCGACACCCTCGCCAGCCGCAACGACGAGGCCCACTGCCTGGAGCAACTCGGCCGTGGTGCCGAGGCGGTCGAGTTGTATCGCCGGGTGGCGGTGCTGCGGCAGCAGCGGGCTTCGGGTGGGGGCTGA
- a CDS encoding arabinofuranosidase catalytic domain-containing protein translates to MAIVGVLLTVATTPASAATVDTTAWYVLVNHNSGKALDVYNSSTADGANVVQWTRTNATNQQFQFVDSGGGYYRIKARHSGKMIDVSSWSTADGAAIHQWTDHGGANQQFRLADSDNGYVRLINRNSNKAVEVQNAATDDGANVVQYSDWGGTNQQWQLVQVDAGTGSGPCDIYGAGGTPCVAAHSTTRALYSAYNGDLYQVRRSDNTTRNIGVLTPGGVADAAAQDSFCANTTCVITVVFDQSGRGNDLWYQGSSVVPGSPQTRPAAATTESLTVGGSKAYSLYINPGTSYWRDGHLTGVPTGSAPEGMYMVTSGTHVNSGCCFDYGNSETTRKADGPGAMDAIYFGTSCWFGSCSGTGPWVQADLEWGLFPGGGSTWNPNQQAFTSKFVTATLKNNGTSRFAIKGSNAQAGSLNTLWDGALPNEPNVYSPMKKQGAIVLGSGGDCCSPEVGNINDSAGTFYEGAMVSGYPSDATENAVQANIAAADYR, encoded by the coding sequence ATGGCGATTGTGGGCGTGTTGCTCACGGTGGCCACGACGCCGGCGTCGGCCGCCACGGTGGACACCACCGCCTGGTACGTACTGGTGAACCACAACAGCGGCAAGGCCCTCGACGTCTACAACTCCTCCACCGCCGACGGCGCCAACGTCGTCCAGTGGACCCGCACCAACGCCACCAACCAGCAGTTCCAGTTCGTGGACTCCGGCGGCGGCTACTACCGGATCAAGGCACGGCACTCGGGCAAGATGATCGACGTGTCCAGCTGGTCGACAGCCGACGGTGCCGCCATCCACCAGTGGACCGACCACGGCGGCGCCAACCAGCAGTTCCGGTTGGCCGACTCCGACAACGGCTACGTCCGGCTGATCAACCGCAACAGCAACAAGGCGGTCGAGGTCCAGAACGCGGCGACCGACGACGGCGCCAACGTCGTGCAGTACAGCGACTGGGGCGGCACCAACCAGCAGTGGCAACTCGTCCAGGTGGATGCGGGCACCGGCTCCGGCCCGTGCGACATCTACGGCGCAGGTGGTACGCCCTGCGTGGCGGCGCACAGCACAACGCGCGCCCTCTACAGCGCCTACAACGGAGACCTGTACCAGGTCCGACGTTCGGACAACACAACCCGCAACATCGGCGTACTGACCCCTGGCGGCGTCGCCGACGCGGCGGCCCAGGACTCCTTCTGCGCAAACACCACGTGTGTCATCACGGTCGTGTTCGACCAGTCCGGGCGTGGCAACGACCTGTGGTACCAGGGTTCCAGCGTGGTCCCGGGCTCACCACAGACCCGCCCGGCCGCAGCGACCACCGAATCGCTGACGGTCGGTGGCAGCAAGGCCTACTCGCTGTACATCAACCCCGGGACCAGCTACTGGCGCGACGGCCACCTGACGGGTGTCCCGACGGGCAGCGCACCCGAGGGCATGTACATGGTCACCAGCGGTACGCATGTCAACAGCGGCTGCTGCTTCGACTACGGCAACAGCGAAACCACCCGCAAGGCCGACGGGCCAGGTGCCATGGACGCCATCTACTTCGGGACGAGCTGCTGGTTCGGCAGCTGCTCCGGAACCGGGCCCTGGGTGCAGGCCGACCTCGAATGGGGCCTGTTCCCAGGTGGCGGCAGCACGTGGAACCCGAACCAGCAGGCGTTCACCAGCAAGTTCGTCACGGCGACACTCAAGAACAACGGGACGTCGCGATTCGCGATCAAGGGCAGCAACGCCCAGGCCGGAAGCCTCAACACCCTTTGGGACGGCGCGCTTCCCAACGAGCCCAACGTATACAGCCCGATGAAGAAGCAAGGCGCCATCGTCCTGGGCAGTGGCGGCGACTGCTGCTCACCCGAGGTAGGCAACATCAACGACAGCGCCGGCACGTTCTACGAGGGTGCCATGGTCTCGGGCTACCCGTCGGATGCGACCGAAAATGCGGTCCAGGCGAACATCGCCGCCGCCGACTACCGATGA
- a CDS encoding tyrosine-type recombinase/integrase gives MDPASVSVESGLADVVTLQRRRQARMSAYDEESFFLDTLSEYQWARDAAGLAPTTLDGLIKPVIEVCEYYGTVPWQLTPREVDKYFAGPGKRAQSTLRGKINKIDAYFAFLEQRYAGEIMRRFGATVDSPIDPFNRPRHRGDFGLRIPPSQTAMKDFFARWREELPNARKYAVACRDYVMTKIAYLSGVRAAELCGVCLGDIHWEHGQWGRFVVLGKGARGSGPRPREAYLFQESRTLLWWYIEEIRGEFGDDAEHPRAPLWPSERKSKAIADLNVPIAPAIVPSTFRKALHTAAAHYLTGPVTNLFPHLLRHACATHNYERGMTLWEVQKVLGHDWATTTLRYMATAHADPELANLAASSRAAQRLVMDKGNLR, from the coding sequence GTGGACCCGGCGTCGGTGTCGGTCGAGAGCGGGCTCGCGGACGTCGTCACGCTCCAGCGGCGCCGCCAGGCCCGTATGTCGGCGTACGACGAGGAGAGTTTCTTCCTCGACACGCTCTCGGAGTACCAGTGGGCGCGCGACGCGGCTGGCCTGGCGCCGACGACGCTGGACGGGTTGATCAAGCCTGTGATCGAAGTCTGCGAGTACTACGGCACGGTCCCCTGGCAGCTGACACCCCGGGAGGTCGACAAGTACTTCGCGGGCCCCGGCAAGCGGGCGCAGTCGACATTGCGCGGAAAGATCAACAAGATCGACGCGTATTTTGCCTTCCTCGAACAACGGTACGCGGGCGAGATCATGCGTCGCTTCGGCGCCACCGTCGATTCTCCGATCGATCCGTTCAACCGGCCGCGCCACCGTGGGGACTTCGGGCTACGCATCCCGCCGTCCCAGACTGCGATGAAGGACTTCTTCGCCCGCTGGCGCGAGGAGTTGCCGAACGCACGGAAGTACGCGGTCGCCTGCCGCGATTACGTAATGACGAAGATCGCCTACCTGTCGGGAGTGCGCGCAGCGGAGCTGTGCGGGGTCTGCCTCGGCGACATCCACTGGGAGCACGGCCAGTGGGGCCGGTTCGTCGTCCTTGGTAAGGGAGCCCGGGGCTCAGGTCCCCGGCCGCGTGAGGCGTACCTGTTCCAAGAGAGCCGCACCCTCTTGTGGTGGTACATCGAGGAGATCCGGGGCGAGTTCGGCGACGACGCGGAGCACCCGCGGGCGCCGCTGTGGCCGTCGGAGCGAAAGTCGAAGGCGATCGCGGATCTGAATGTGCCGATCGCGCCGGCGATCGTGCCTTCGACGTTCCGGAAGGCGTTGCACACCGCAGCCGCACACTACCTCACGGGACCGGTCACCAACCTGTTTCCGCACCTGCTGCGGCACGCCTGCGCGACCCACAACTACGAGCGAGGGATGACACTTTGGGAGGTCCAGAAGGTACTCGGACACGACTGGGCAACTACGACTCTTCGGTACATGGCGACTGCTCACGCTGACCCAGAGCTCGCGAATCTGGCGGCCAGCTCCCGGGCGGCCCAGCGACTGGTGATGGACAAGGGGAACCTTCGGTGA
- a CDS encoding oxygenase MpaB family protein — MHGDPMMWVAGVRALYLQALHPRAVRGVMQNSDFRRDAWGRLMRTANFVGTTTYGTAQAAERAGARVRKIHSMLSATDPDTGERYGVDEPDLLLWVHCAEIDSYVQVARRSGFRLTDAQVDRYIGEHRVSARLVGLDPDAVPANQAEMDAYFEKVRPELAAGAEAREVDDFLLRPPTHPLLVPAREVLWRRVAHLAYAALPPYAHELYGRTAPKPDTVTRQLRATGILLRCVPAHVRWQLPPKHILRAMSRLGPGSRPAPYKLGR; from the coding sequence ATGCACGGCGACCCCATGATGTGGGTCGCCGGCGTGCGTGCGCTCTACCTCCAGGCGCTGCATCCGCGCGCGGTGCGCGGAGTCATGCAGAACTCCGACTTCCGGCGCGATGCCTGGGGCCGCCTCATGCGGACCGCGAACTTCGTCGGCACCACGACGTACGGCACCGCTCAGGCCGCCGAACGCGCGGGCGCCCGCGTGCGGAAGATCCACAGCATGCTCTCGGCGACCGACCCGGACACGGGGGAGCGGTACGGCGTCGACGAACCCGACCTGCTGCTGTGGGTGCACTGCGCCGAGATCGACTCCTATGTGCAGGTCGCCCGCCGCTCCGGATTCCGCCTCACCGACGCGCAGGTGGACCGTTACATCGGCGAACACCGCGTCAGCGCCCGCCTGGTGGGCCTCGACCCCGACGCCGTACCCGCGAATCAGGCGGAGATGGACGCCTACTTCGAGAAGGTGCGGCCCGAACTCGCCGCCGGAGCCGAGGCACGCGAAGTGGACGACTTCCTGCTCCGCCCCCCGACGCACCCCCTCCTCGTCCCGGCGCGGGAGGTGCTGTGGCGGCGCGTGGCACACCTGGCGTACGCTGCCCTGCCGCCGTACGCCCACGAGCTGTACGGCAGGACCGCACCGAAACCCGACACCGTCACCCGGCAGTTGCGTGCCACGGGCATCCTGCTGCGCTGTGTTCCCGCACATGTGCGATGGCAACTCCCGCCCAAGCACATCCTGCGCGCCATGTCACGGCTGGGGCCCGGCTCCCGCCCGGCACCGTACAAACTCGGACGATAG
- a CDS encoding helix-turn-helix domain-containing protein, which produces MKWNLRMVAAQRDLWRPTEVLAAFQQVGFNPSLSKVAALWSGTPVTVRLDDLDKMCAALNCTVADLLQAEPLGTGQAAPELGQRAVGAEVQPTAGLVRPVPRDRRGTGPRSLPPS; this is translated from the coding sequence GTGAAGTGGAATCTGCGGATGGTTGCCGCCCAACGGGACCTGTGGCGGCCGACCGAGGTGCTCGCCGCCTTCCAACAGGTCGGGTTCAACCCGTCGCTGAGCAAGGTGGCTGCACTGTGGAGCGGCACGCCGGTCACGGTGCGCCTCGATGACCTGGACAAGATGTGCGCCGCGCTGAACTGCACGGTCGCCGACCTGCTCCAGGCCGAGCCGCTCGGGACGGGCCAGGCCGCGCCGGAGTTGGGACAACGGGCCGTCGGCGCTGAGGTGCAGCCGACGGCGGGCCTGGTGCGGCCGGTCCCGCGCGACCGTCGTGGCACCGGGCCGCGCTCGCTCCCGCCGAGCTGA